In Rosa chinensis cultivar Old Blush chromosome 1, RchiOBHm-V2, whole genome shotgun sequence, a genomic segment contains:
- the LOC112167756 gene encoding aquaporin TIP1-3, which translates to MAISRIAVGTPGEASHPDAIRAAFAEFFSMLIFVFAGEGSGMAFSKLTNNGSATPSGLVAASLSHAFALFVAVSVGANISGGHVNPAVTFGAFLGGNITLLRAILYWIAQLLGSVVACLLLKFATGGLETAAFSLSSGVSIWNALVFEIVMTFGLVYTVYATAVDPKKGNVGIVAPIAIGLIVGANILAGGAFDGASMNPAVSFGPAVVSWSWNHHWVYWAGPFIGAAIAALVYDNMFIGDGAHEPLPHNDF; encoded by the exons atggcGATCTCTAGAATTGCAGTTGGGACACCAGGAGAGGCAAGCCACCCTGATGCAATAAGGGCTGCCTTTGCTGAGTTTTTCTCTatgcttatttttgtttttgccgGGGAAGGTTCTGGCATGGCTTTCA GTAAGCTTACTAACAATGGATCAGCCACACCGTCTGGTCTGGTAGCTGCATCATTGTCACATGCGTTTGCGCTATTCGTGGCGGTCTCAGTTGGTGCAAACATTTCTGGAGGCCATGTAAACCCTGCTGTGACATTTGGTGCATTCCTTGGTGGGAACATAACACTTTTGAGGGCCATTCTGTATTGGATTGCGCAGCTTCTGGGATCGGTTGTTGCTTGCTTGTTGCTCAAGTTTGCCACTGGCGGATTG GAAACAGCAGCATTTTCTCTGTCCTCTGGTGTTTCTATATGGAATGCTTTGGTGTTTGAGATCGTGATGACCTTCGGCTTGGTCTACACAGTTTATGCCACAGCAGTGGATCCGAAGAAAGGGAATGTAGGCATTGTAGCACCTATCGCAATTGGTTTGATAGTGGGAGCCAACATCTTGGCTGGTGGTGCTTTTGATGGTGCATCTATGAACCCAGCCGTGTCATTCGGGCCTGCTGTGGTCAGTTGGTCATGGAATCACCACTGGGTCTACTGGGCCGGCCCGTTTATTGGTGCCGCAATTGCTGCTCTTGTCTATGACAACATGTTCATCGGTGATGGAGCTCATGAACCGCTTCCCCACAATGACTTTTAG